A window of the Zeugodacus cucurbitae isolate PBARC_wt_2022May chromosome 4, idZeuCucr1.2, whole genome shotgun sequence genome harbors these coding sequences:
- the LOC105211028 gene encoding proton-coupled amino acid transporter-like protein CG1139 isoform X1 — translation MNSAESHHNGLPKAKEATNGHKAVSPEDDYDPHLHRNVQNPTTTLQTFAHFLKASIGSGVLAMPSAFANAGYVAGPILTLIIGGIAVHCLHILINSMYELCKRKRVPYLTFSEAMTIGLHEGPPIFKCVLPIATPLVDGFLAFYHFGICCVYVVFIAESIKQIVDEYLVVLDVRLHMCIILIPLFLLYSIRSLRTLAPFSTFANLLLFVGFGIVLYYIFATLPPISTRQPFQVITRLPIFFGTVLFAIEAVGVILAIEEKMEKPKSYVKPFGVLNIGMTIVLTLYTLLGFFGYWEYGDDALGSVTLNIPQKAILAQVAKIIFAITTWITYALQGYVTADIIWNKYLSKRTKDTSKHVLYELLIRAGIVLLTFCFAVAIPDLSLFLSLVGSFCLSILGLIFPALLQICVQYAIGYGVWKLNLLKNLFLIAFGIFGGIIGSYVSVVQIIDNYKTGSA, via the exons atgaa TAGTGCAGAATCACATCATAATGGCTTACCAAAAGCGAAGGAAGCAACAAATGGACACAAAGCAGTTAGTCCTGAGGACGATTATGATCCGCATCTACATCGCAATGTACAGAATCCCACCAC AACTCTGCAAACATTTGCGCATTTTCTGAAGGCCTCAATAGGTTCGGGAGTATTAGCTATGCCCAGTGCTTTCGCAAATGCTGGTTATGTGGCTGGACCCATACTAACGTTGATCATTGGCGGCATTGCAGTGCACTGTCTGCATATATTG ATAAACTCCATGTATGAGCTGTGCAAGCGTAAGCGTGTACCATATCTAACATTTTCCGAGGCTATGACAATTGGTTTGCATGAAGGCCCACCTATTTTCAAATGTGTCTTACCAATagcaac TCCACTCGTTGACGGTTTTCTCGCCTTCTATCACTTTGGCATCTGTTGTGTGTATGTGGTTTTCATAGCGGAGAGCATCAAGCAGATTGTCGATGAGTATCTGGTGGTTTTGGATGTGCGACTGCATATGTGCATCATATTAATACCGTTATTTCTGCTGTATAGCATCAGAAGTCTGAGAACATTGGCGCCTTTTTCCACGTTTGCCAATTTACTGCTGTTCGTGG GTTTTGGCATTgtgctttattatattttcgcgACTTTGCCACCGATTAGCACACGCCAACCATTccaagttattacccgattacCGATTTTCTTTGGCACTGTGCTGTTTGCCATTGAAGCCGTTGGTGTG ATTCTAGCTATTGAAGAGAAAATGGAGAAGCCCAAGTCTTATGTTAAGCCCTTCGGCGTATTGAATATTGGCATGACAATTGTGCTGACTTTGTATACCCTATTGGGTTTCTTCGGTTACTGGGAATATGGTGATGATGCTTTGGGCAGCGTGACCTTAAATATACCACAGAAGGCGAT TTTAGCACAAGTTGCAAAGATCATCTTCGCCATAACCACGTGGATTACCTATGCACTGCAAGGCTATGTCACCGCCGATATCATTTGGAATAAATATCTATCGAAGCGCACCAAAGATACATCCAAGCACGTGCTTTATGAGCTTTTGATAAGAGCCGGCATTGTTTTGCTGACGT TTTGCTTCGCTGTGGCAATACCGGATTTATCGCTCTTTTTATCGCTTGTCGGCTCATTTTGCTTATCTATACTCGGTTTGATCTTCCCCGCCCTGCTGCAGATCTGTGTGCAATACGCCATCGGGTATGGCGTTTGGAAActgaatttgttgaaaaatctCTTTTTAATTGCATTCGGCATATTTGGTGGCATTATTGGCTCATACGTTAGTGTCGTACAGATTATCGATAACTATAAAACGGGAAgtgcataa
- the LOC105211028 gene encoding proton-coupled amino acid transporter-like protein CG1139 isoform X2 — MNAESHHNGLPKAKEATNGHKAVSPEDDYDPHLHRNVQNPTTTLQTFAHFLKASIGSGVLAMPSAFANAGYVAGPILTLIIGGIAVHCLHILINSMYELCKRKRVPYLTFSEAMTIGLHEGPPIFKCVLPIATPLVDGFLAFYHFGICCVYVVFIAESIKQIVDEYLVVLDVRLHMCIILIPLFLLYSIRSLRTLAPFSTFANLLLFVGFGIVLYYIFATLPPISTRQPFQVITRLPIFFGTVLFAIEAVGVILAIEEKMEKPKSYVKPFGVLNIGMTIVLTLYTLLGFFGYWEYGDDALGSVTLNIPQKAILAQVAKIIFAITTWITYALQGYVTADIIWNKYLSKRTKDTSKHVLYELLIRAGIVLLTFCFAVAIPDLSLFLSLVGSFCLSILGLIFPALLQICVQYAIGYGVWKLNLLKNLFLIAFGIFGGIIGSYVSVVQIIDNYKTGSA, encoded by the exons atgaa TGCAGAATCACATCATAATGGCTTACCAAAAGCGAAGGAAGCAACAAATGGACACAAAGCAGTTAGTCCTGAGGACGATTATGATCCGCATCTACATCGCAATGTACAGAATCCCACCAC AACTCTGCAAACATTTGCGCATTTTCTGAAGGCCTCAATAGGTTCGGGAGTATTAGCTATGCCCAGTGCTTTCGCAAATGCTGGTTATGTGGCTGGACCCATACTAACGTTGATCATTGGCGGCATTGCAGTGCACTGTCTGCATATATTG ATAAACTCCATGTATGAGCTGTGCAAGCGTAAGCGTGTACCATATCTAACATTTTCCGAGGCTATGACAATTGGTTTGCATGAAGGCCCACCTATTTTCAAATGTGTCTTACCAATagcaac TCCACTCGTTGACGGTTTTCTCGCCTTCTATCACTTTGGCATCTGTTGTGTGTATGTGGTTTTCATAGCGGAGAGCATCAAGCAGATTGTCGATGAGTATCTGGTGGTTTTGGATGTGCGACTGCATATGTGCATCATATTAATACCGTTATTTCTGCTGTATAGCATCAGAAGTCTGAGAACATTGGCGCCTTTTTCCACGTTTGCCAATTTACTGCTGTTCGTGG GTTTTGGCATTgtgctttattatattttcgcgACTTTGCCACCGATTAGCACACGCCAACCATTccaagttattacccgattacCGATTTTCTTTGGCACTGTGCTGTTTGCCATTGAAGCCGTTGGTGTG ATTCTAGCTATTGAAGAGAAAATGGAGAAGCCCAAGTCTTATGTTAAGCCCTTCGGCGTATTGAATATTGGCATGACAATTGTGCTGACTTTGTATACCCTATTGGGTTTCTTCGGTTACTGGGAATATGGTGATGATGCTTTGGGCAGCGTGACCTTAAATATACCACAGAAGGCGAT TTTAGCACAAGTTGCAAAGATCATCTTCGCCATAACCACGTGGATTACCTATGCACTGCAAGGCTATGTCACCGCCGATATCATTTGGAATAAATATCTATCGAAGCGCACCAAAGATACATCCAAGCACGTGCTTTATGAGCTTTTGATAAGAGCCGGCATTGTTTTGCTGACGT TTTGCTTCGCTGTGGCAATACCGGATTTATCGCTCTTTTTATCGCTTGTCGGCTCATTTTGCTTATCTATACTCGGTTTGATCTTCCCCGCCCTGCTGCAGATCTGTGTGCAATACGCCATCGGGTATGGCGTTTGGAAActgaatttgttgaaaaatctCTTTTTAATTGCATTCGGCATATTTGGTGGCATTATTGGCTCATACGTTAGTGTCGTACAGATTATCGATAACTATAAAACGGGAAgtgcataa
- the LOC105211026 gene encoding 39S ribosomal protein L21, mitochondrial — translation MAFLARGLFSAARQPSLINNLTHTFRALSIAPRLLQQQKPTLVDAAVAANKSEKISELEQKECQDVFDKVDKQIAERQEGRLFAIVHLCGKQFKITAGDIILVEGYWPPTIGDEIRLEKVLLAGAKDFTLIGRPLLPSGLVNVKATIIEKTLTHTKTHFKKKRRKQFMRINFQRSPNTMIRINSIEVEQKVGGPTQVISEPRMF, via the exons ATGGCGTTTTTGGCTAGAGGATTGTTTTCggcggcacgccaaccaagcctcataaataatttaacac ACACATTTCGTGCGCTCAGCATAGCACCTCgcctgctgcaacaacaaaaaccaacattGGTGGATGCCGCAGTTGCagcaaataaaagtgaaaagatTTCTGAACTCGAACAAAAAGAATGTCAAGATGTTTTCGATAAAGTAGATAAACAAATTGCCGAACGCCAGGAGGGACGTTTATTTGCCATTGTGCACTTGTGtggcaaacaatttaaaataacagCTGGCGATATCATTCTTGTGGAGGGCTATTGGCCACCAACCATAGGCGATGAGATACGTTTGGAAAAAGTGCTGCTGGCCGGTGCAAAGGATTTCACCTTAATCGGTCGTCCACTGCTACCATCCGGTTTGGTGAATGTGAAGGCGACAATTATTGAGAAGACCTTAACGCATACGAAAACACATTTCAAGAAGAAGCGTAGGAAGCAATTCATGCGTATCAATTTCCAACGTTCACCGAACACTATGATTCGCATAAATTCAATTGAAGTTGAGCAAAAAGTCGGTGGTCCAACGCAAGTAATCAGTGAGCCGCGTATGTTTTAG